One genomic window of Micromonospora sp. WMMD1128 includes the following:
- a CDS encoding long-chain fatty acid--CoA ligase, translated as MRQHGIGAWLARRRLRSPDKVALIHGELSTMTYGQFADAADRVSATLWERGVGTGDAVAYLGENSPEFLQVMFGAAQLGAVFVPVNTRLAPPEIAHVVTDSGARVLIHDPEFTGPVAAAGLAAGSRHVIVTGEGTADRPGLARLARAAAGFAGPVRTDLHDPAAIIYTSGTTGRAKGAVLTHGNLTWVALNCVVDYDVVSTDVALMISPLFHVASLGMGALPVFLKGATMVLEKGFEPGRALARIERHGVTMLSGVPTTYQLMADHPAWAATDLSTLAKLTCGGSAVPTRVLDAYEARGLSFSQGYGMTEAAPGVTALPPAMTRAKQGSVGLPHFFTDVRITDGTGDVVPAGDVGEIEIAGPNVFPGYHGLPEATAEAFTADGWFRSGDLGHLDADGYLHISGRLKDMIISGGENIYPAELEQLLAEIDGVTSAAVIGVPDERWGEVPWAVVTVRPGVSLDTDAVRDHLDGRLARYKLPKNVVIVDELPRTASGKVRKAELRARFGA; from the coding sequence ATGCGTCAGCACGGCATCGGCGCCTGGTTGGCCAGGCGCCGGCTCAGGTCCCCGGACAAGGTCGCCCTCATCCACGGCGAGCTGTCGACCATGACGTACGGCCAGTTCGCCGACGCCGCGGACCGGGTCTCGGCGACGCTGTGGGAGCGGGGCGTCGGCACCGGTGACGCGGTCGCCTACCTCGGTGAGAACAGCCCGGAGTTCCTCCAGGTGATGTTCGGCGCGGCCCAGCTCGGCGCCGTCTTCGTGCCGGTCAACACCCGGCTCGCGCCACCCGAGATCGCCCACGTCGTCACGGACTCCGGCGCGCGGGTGCTCATCCACGACCCGGAGTTCACCGGGCCGGTGGCCGCCGCCGGGCTCGCCGCCGGGAGCCGGCACGTCATCGTCACCGGCGAGGGGACCGCGGACCGCCCGGGGCTGGCCCGGCTGGCGCGGGCCGCCGCCGGCTTCGCCGGCCCGGTCCGCACCGACCTCCACGACCCGGCGGCGATCATCTACACCTCGGGCACGACCGGCCGGGCCAAGGGTGCCGTGCTGACCCACGGGAACCTCACCTGGGTCGCGCTCAACTGCGTGGTCGACTACGACGTCGTCTCGACCGACGTGGCGCTGATGATCTCGCCGTTGTTCCACGTCGCCTCGCTCGGCATGGGCGCGCTGCCGGTCTTCCTCAAGGGCGCCACCATGGTCCTCGAGAAGGGCTTCGAGCCGGGCCGGGCGCTGGCCCGGATCGAGCGGCACGGGGTGACCATGCTCAGCGGGGTGCCGACCACCTACCAGCTGATGGCCGACCATCCGGCGTGGGCCGCGACCGACCTGTCGACGCTGGCGAAGCTCACCTGCGGCGGCTCGGCGGTGCCGACCCGCGTCCTCGACGCGTACGAGGCGCGGGGGTTGTCGTTCTCGCAGGGTTACGGCATGACCGAGGCCGCGCCGGGCGTCACCGCGCTGCCGCCGGCGATGACCCGCGCCAAGCAGGGCAGCGTCGGCCTGCCGCACTTCTTCACCGACGTGCGGATCACCGACGGGACGGGTGACGTGGTGCCCGCCGGTGACGTCGGTGAGATCGAGATCGCCGGCCCCAACGTCTTCCCCGGCTATCACGGGCTGCCGGAGGCGACCGCCGAGGCGTTCACCGCCGACGGATGGTTCCGCTCCGGCGACCTGGGCCACCTGGACGCCGACGGTTACCTCCACATCTCCGGCCGGCTCAAGGACATGATCATTTCGGGAGGCGAGAACATCTACCCGGCCGAACTCGAACAGCTGCTCGCCGAGATCGACGGGGTGACCTCGGCGGCGGTCATCGGGGTGCCGGACGAGCGTTGGGGGGAGGTGCCGTGGGCGGTCGTGACCGTACGCCCGGGGGTGTCCCTCGACACCGACGCCGTGCGGGACCACCTCGACGGCCGGCTCGCGCGCTACAAGCTGCCGAAGAACGTCGTCATCGTGGACGAGTTGCCGCGGACCGCGTCGGGGAAGGTGCGGAAGGCCGAGCTGCGGGCCCGCTTCGGCGCCTGA
- a CDS encoding IclR family transcriptional regulator has protein sequence MRAEPGRSVTSKVLALLGAFSPAVPALTLSELARRAGLPLPTAHRRVAELVAWGALERGDDGRYRIGLRLWEVGSLAPRGLGLRELALPVMEDLYEVTHENVQLAVRQDLEVVFIERLAGRDAVPVLTRVGGRFALHATGVGLVLLAHAPAEVQEQVLAAPLERYTELTVTEPGRLRRCLADVRRTGYAVSDRQVTMDALSVAAPISGPQGVAAAISLVVAYDRADPVALAPLVQAAGRALSRALGDSRHAGRPAT, from the coding sequence GTGCGCGCGGAGCCGGGGCGGTCGGTCACCAGCAAGGTGCTGGCGCTGCTGGGCGCGTTCAGTCCGGCCGTGCCGGCGTTGACCCTGAGCGAGTTGGCCCGGCGCGCCGGGCTGCCGTTGCCCACGGCCCACCGGCGGGTGGCGGAACTCGTCGCGTGGGGGGCGTTGGAGCGTGGCGACGACGGGCGCTACCGGATCGGCCTGCGGTTGTGGGAGGTGGGTTCGCTCGCGCCGAGGGGCCTGGGGCTGCGGGAGCTGGCCCTGCCGGTGATGGAGGACCTGTACGAGGTGACCCACGAGAACGTCCAGCTCGCCGTCCGGCAGGACCTGGAGGTCGTCTTCATCGAACGCCTCGCCGGACGGGACGCGGTGCCGGTGCTCACCCGGGTGGGCGGTCGCTTCGCGTTGCACGCCACGGGCGTCGGGCTGGTCCTCCTCGCCCACGCGCCCGCCGAGGTCCAGGAGCAGGTGCTGGCCGCGCCGCTGGAGCGGTACACCGAACTGACCGTGACCGAGCCGGGTCGGCTGCGCCGCTGCCTCGCCGACGTGCGCCGGACGGGGTACGCGGTGAGCGACCGCCAGGTCACCATGGACGCCCTCTCGGTGGCCGCGCCGATCTCCGGCCCGCAGGGCGTGGCGGCGGCGATCTCGCTCGTGGTCGCGTACGACCGGGCGGATCCGGTGGCCCTGGCGCCACTGGTCCAGGCGGCGGGCCGGGCGCTGTCCCGGGCGCTCGGCGACTCCCGCCACGCCGGGCGGCCGGCGACATAG
- a CDS encoding TetR/AcrR family transcriptional regulator, which yields MPPPDSSLRTRLVSAGVDLLAREGAEALTLRAIARRAGVSHGAPRRYFPTHLALLAAIAREGYQQLGREVAETLARQGDADPHRQLLALGRLYLTFARTHRGMFELMFRHDLLRGNGVGLREASEGLFGVLVDLVTRARPEVPGSPAPQVVAGALWANLHGIAELGQWGSLQLMVRDDDLEPLLRAALTAHLDRRITC from the coding sequence ATGCCGCCGCCGGACAGCAGCCTCCGCACCCGCCTGGTCTCCGCCGGCGTGGACCTGCTCGCCCGGGAGGGCGCCGAGGCGCTGACGCTGCGCGCGATCGCCCGCCGGGCCGGGGTCTCCCACGGCGCGCCGCGCCGCTACTTCCCGACCCACCTCGCTCTGCTGGCAGCCATCGCGCGGGAGGGCTACCAACAGCTCGGCCGCGAGGTCGCCGAGACGCTCGCCCGCCAGGGTGACGCCGACCCACACCGGCAACTGCTCGCCCTGGGCCGGCTCTACCTGACGTTCGCGCGCACCCACCGCGGCATGTTCGAGCTGATGTTCCGGCACGACCTGCTCCGGGGCAACGGCGTCGGGCTGCGGGAGGCCAGCGAGGGACTCTTCGGCGTCCTGGTCGACCTCGTCACCCGGGCCCGGCCCGAGGTGCCCGGCTCCCCCGCGCCACAGGTCGTCGCCGGCGCGCTCTGGGCCAACCTGCACGGCATCGCCGAGCTCGGGCAGTGGGGCAGTCTCCAGCTCATGGTGCGCGACGACGATCTCGAACCGCTGCTGCGCGCCGCGCTGACGGCCCACCTCGATCGGAGGATCACGTGCTGA
- a CDS encoding lysophospholipid acyltransferase family protein has product MLTQTGTRLLLAPLGRLAFRPAVEGRDNVPRHGPVILAANHLSFLDSVVIPLVAPRPVAFLAKAEYFRQPGVKGWLTRTCLTGIDAIPVERGGHRSAQESLRVALDVLAAGRAFGIHPEGSRSRDGRLYRGRTGVAWLALASGAPVVPVALLGTDRIQPVGARLPRPGRITVRFGTPLRFTRQPAGSGGQARRAVTDEIMTAIQKLSGQEVADRYNDPPTVG; this is encoded by the coding sequence GTGCTGACGCAGACCGGCACGCGGCTGCTGCTGGCCCCGCTGGGCCGGCTCGCCTTCCGGCCGGCGGTCGAAGGCCGGGACAACGTGCCGAGGCACGGGCCGGTGATCCTGGCCGCCAACCACCTGTCCTTCCTCGACAGTGTGGTGATCCCGCTGGTGGCCCCCCGACCGGTCGCCTTCCTGGCCAAGGCCGAATATTTCCGGCAGCCCGGCGTGAAGGGATGGCTGACCCGGACCTGCCTCACCGGGATCGACGCCATTCCGGTGGAGCGGGGCGGCCACCGCTCGGCGCAGGAGTCGCTGCGGGTGGCGCTCGACGTGCTCGCCGCCGGGCGCGCCTTCGGCATCCACCCGGAGGGCAGCCGGTCCCGCGACGGGCGGCTCTACCGCGGCCGGACCGGCGTCGCCTGGCTCGCGCTCGCCTCCGGCGCCCCGGTGGTCCCGGTCGCCCTGCTCGGCACCGACCGGATCCAACCCGTCGGCGCCCGGCTGCCCAGACCTGGGCGGATCACCGTGCGGTTCGGCACACCGCTGCGCTTCACCCGGCAGCCCGCCGGCAGCGGCGGGCAGGCCCGACGGGCGGTCACCGACGAGATCATGACCGCCATCCAGAAACTGTCCGGCCAGGAGGTCGCCGACCGGTACAACGATCCGCCGACCGTCGGATGA
- a CDS encoding SDR family NAD(P)-dependent oxidoreductase yields the protein MSLDGKVAIVTGSGRGLGLAYARELARRGAAVVVNDVDEQAAADAVATVQAAGGRAVAVVAPVGPTETAKELVRTAVEHFGRLDILVTNAGVLRDTMLWKMTDDDFDTVIEVHLRGTFTTVREAVRHMRPAGAGGRIICVGSPTGQRGNIGQTNYAAAKAGIVGMVRTWALELARAGITANTVVPVAATAMTATVPYFAAAVRAEADGEPMPAFFRRDLGFGTADDVAGLIAFLGSDAAASVTGQVIGVGGDRLQVWTHPEAALTAHREGGWTYDALVEAWPTTFAGVTQSVGEHFPELPAEFAPATS from the coding sequence ATGTCACTGGACGGCAAGGTCGCCATCGTCACCGGATCCGGCCGGGGCCTCGGCCTCGCCTACGCGCGGGAGCTGGCGCGGCGCGGCGCGGCGGTCGTGGTCAACGACGTCGACGAGCAGGCCGCCGCCGACGCCGTCGCCACCGTCCAGGCGGCCGGCGGACGGGCCGTCGCGGTGGTCGCACCGGTCGGCCCGACCGAGACCGCGAAGGAACTCGTCCGCACGGCGGTCGAGCACTTCGGGCGGCTGGACATCCTCGTCACCAACGCCGGCGTCCTGCGCGACACCATGCTGTGGAAGATGACCGACGACGACTTCGACACGGTCATCGAGGTGCACCTGCGCGGCACGTTCACCACCGTGCGCGAGGCGGTGCGGCACATGCGTCCCGCCGGTGCGGGCGGGCGGATCATCTGCGTCGGGTCGCCCACCGGGCAGCGGGGCAACATCGGGCAGACCAACTACGCGGCGGCCAAGGCGGGCATCGTCGGCATGGTCCGCACCTGGGCGCTCGAACTCGCGCGGGCCGGCATCACCGCCAACACCGTCGTACCGGTCGCCGCGACCGCGATGACCGCCACCGTTCCCTACTTCGCCGCGGCGGTGCGGGCCGAGGCGGACGGCGAGCCGATGCCGGCGTTCTTCCGGCGCGATCTCGGCTTCGGCACGGCGGACGACGTGGCCGGGCTGATCGCGTTCCTCGGCTCCGACGCGGCGGCCTCGGTGACCGGGCAGGTGATCGGCGTGGGCGGTGACCGGCTCCAGGTGTGGACCCACCCGGAGGCGGCGCTGACCGCCCACCGCGAGGGCGGCTGGACCTACGACGCCCTGGTCGAGGCGTGGCCGACGACCTTCGCCGGCGTCACCCAGAGCGTCGGGGAACACTTCCCGGAACTCCCCGCGGAGTTCGCGCCGGCGACCTCCTGA
- a CDS encoding PDR/VanB family oxidoreductase produces the protein MTGAEQAGVELLVAGRDPVATGVVELRLCRPGGGDLPGWTPGAHIDLEVGAGLLRQYSLCGDPADRSALRIAVQREPDGRGGSRLVHERLTVGATVRMRGPRNTFPLVAAARYLFVAGGIGITPIRPMVAAADAAGADWRLVYGGRSRATMAFATGLRERYGDRVSLHPRDETGLLDLAGLLGRPDPGVVYCCGPESLVDAVAEHCRGWPPGRLHVERFSPVAAPGGAETAFEVELARSGRTVTVPPGTPILRAVEEAGVPVLSSCREGTCGTCETPVLAGVPEHRDSLLTEQERAAGDTMMICVSRARTPRLVLEL, from the coding sequence GTGACCGGGGCGGAGCAGGCCGGGGTCGAGCTGCTGGTCGCGGGCCGGGACCCGGTGGCGACCGGGGTCGTCGAGCTGCGCCTGTGCCGTCCGGGCGGTGGCGACCTGCCCGGGTGGACGCCGGGCGCGCACATCGACCTGGAGGTGGGCGCCGGGCTGCTCCGCCAGTACTCGCTCTGCGGCGACCCGGCGGACCGGTCCGCGCTGCGGATCGCCGTGCAGCGGGAACCGGACGGGCGCGGCGGCTCGCGGCTGGTGCACGAGCGGCTGACCGTCGGCGCGACGGTGCGGATGCGCGGGCCCCGCAACACCTTCCCGCTGGTCGCGGCGGCGCGTTACCTCTTCGTCGCCGGGGGCATCGGCATCACCCCGATCCGACCGATGGTCGCCGCCGCCGACGCCGCCGGCGCGGACTGGCGGCTGGTGTACGGGGGACGCAGCCGCGCCACCATGGCGTTCGCCACCGGCCTGCGGGAGCGGTACGGCGACCGGGTGAGCCTGCATCCGCGGGACGAGACCGGGTTGCTCGACCTGGCCGGGCTGCTCGGTCGACCCGACCCGGGGGTGGTCTACTGCTGCGGTCCGGAGTCGCTCGTCGACGCCGTGGCGGAGCACTGTCGCGGCTGGCCGCCGGGCCGCCTGCACGTCGAGCGCTTCTCGCCGGTGGCCGCCCCCGGCGGCGCGGAGACGGCCTTCGAGGTCGAGCTGGCCCGCTCCGGGCGGACCGTCACCGTGCCACCGGGCACGCCGATCCTGCGGGCGGTGGAGGAAGCCGGCGTGCCGGTCCTCTCGTCCTGCCGGGAGGGCACCTGCGGCACCTGCGAGACGCCGGTGCTCGCCGGCGTGCCGGAGCACCGCGACAGCCTGCTCACCGAGCAGGAACGCGCCGCCGGGGACACCATGATGATCTGTGTCTCCCGGGCCCGTACGCCCCGGCTCGTGCTGGAGCTGTGA
- a CDS encoding aromatic ring-hydroxylating dioxygenase subunit alpha: MVFARNQWYVAAYGNEVGRDLLARTVLGEPLVLYRTGAGAAVALADRCVHRRYPLSESRLDGDTIVCGYHGFTYDPTGACVFVPGQQRIPRTARVPSYPVVEQDSLVWVWIGDRDRADPAAIPRAPWLADPRYAVVRGMAPLNARYGLLVDNLMDLSHETYLHGGYIGTPEVANTPITTEVDDERGVVHVSRHMDDAECPPFYARSTGITGRITRWQDIEYHPPCLYLLHSRIAPQGHYPPAEGEDSAAFHAEIVYAITPSTEHTTYDFWAVARDFAIDDESVSEYLHRSNHTVVMQDVAALDILERVIAAEPDRYQELSINIDTGGLAARRLLARLVESGKAGAAR, translated from the coding sequence ATGGTGTTCGCGCGCAACCAGTGGTACGTGGCGGCCTACGGCAACGAGGTCGGGCGGGACCTGCTCGCCCGCACGGTGCTCGGTGAGCCGCTGGTGCTCTACCGCACCGGGGCCGGGGCGGCGGTGGCGCTCGCCGACCGGTGCGTGCACCGGCGCTACCCGCTGTCGGAGAGCCGGCTCGACGGCGACACGATCGTCTGCGGCTACCACGGCTTCACCTACGACCCGACCGGCGCGTGCGTCTTCGTACCGGGGCAGCAGCGCATCCCGCGTACCGCCCGGGTCCCGTCCTACCCGGTGGTGGAACAGGACTCGCTCGTCTGGGTGTGGATCGGCGACCGGGACCGGGCCGATCCGGCCGCGATTCCCCGCGCGCCGTGGCTTGCCGACCCGCGGTACGCGGTGGTGCGCGGGATGGCGCCGCTGAACGCGCGGTACGGCCTGCTCGTGGACAACCTCATGGACCTGTCCCACGAGACCTACCTGCACGGTGGCTACATCGGCACGCCCGAGGTGGCGAACACCCCGATCACCACCGAGGTCGACGACGAGCGGGGCGTCGTCCACGTGAGCCGGCACATGGACGACGCCGAGTGCCCGCCGTTCTACGCGCGCTCCACCGGGATCACCGGCCGGATCACCAGGTGGCAGGACATCGAGTACCACCCGCCCTGCCTCTATCTCCTGCACAGCCGGATCGCGCCGCAGGGCCACTACCCGCCCGCCGAGGGCGAGGACAGCGCGGCCTTCCACGCCGAGATCGTGTACGCCATCACCCCGTCGACGGAGCACACCACGTACGACTTCTGGGCGGTGGCGCGCGACTTCGCGATCGACGACGAGTCGGTGAGCGAGTATCTCCACCGGAGCAACCACACGGTGGTCATGCAGGATGTGGCGGCGCTCGACATCCTGGAGCGGGTGATCGCGGCCGAACCGGACCGGTACCAGGAGCTGAGCATCAACATCGACACCGGTGGCCTGGCCGCCCGGCGGCTGCTGGCCCGGCTGGTCGAGTCGGGGAAGGCGGGAGCGGCGCGGTGA
- a CDS encoding PaaX family transcriptional regulator C-terminal domain-containing protein, with translation MRSRQPKQLLLAFFGEHVVDAATGPIRASVLIGVLEGAGVAAPATRATLDRLVHSGILARARSGRETLFSLTEHGAAVLREAKDRVRGPRPFDPQGSGWTLVTFSIPEGQRMLRHRLRSTLTWEGFAPLRDGLWLAPGEVDLAGSLEPLRQDLPPHAVVAFHARELDGFPIGESVRAAWDIEAIRRQHLAFIEVWDDPAATTTAPGALTVRTMLVADWLALLRADPRLPAEFMDAQWPATRSAETYRRTHDTLAEASAAEFADLVAAPGGVRRRSGPAARPSAPSPTRSAATRPR, from the coding sequence GTGCGTAGTCGTCAACCGAAGCAACTGCTGCTCGCGTTCTTCGGCGAGCACGTCGTCGACGCCGCGACCGGGCCGATCCGGGCGAGCGTGCTGATCGGCGTGCTGGAGGGCGCCGGCGTCGCCGCGCCGGCGACCCGCGCCACCCTCGACCGCCTCGTGCACAGCGGCATCCTCGCCCGCGCCCGCAGCGGTCGGGAGACCCTGTTCTCGCTGACCGAGCACGGGGCCGCGGTGCTGCGCGAGGCGAAGGACCGGGTCCGCGGGCCGCGGCCGTTCGATCCCCAGGGCAGCGGATGGACGCTTGTCACCTTCTCCATCCCGGAGGGCCAGCGGATGCTGCGGCACCGGCTGCGCTCGACCCTGACCTGGGAGGGCTTCGCGCCGCTGCGGGACGGGCTCTGGCTGGCGCCCGGCGAGGTCGACCTCGCCGGGTCGTTGGAGCCGCTGCGGCAGGACCTCCCGCCGCACGCCGTGGTGGCGTTCCACGCCCGCGAACTCGACGGTTTCCCGATCGGCGAGAGCGTGCGCGCGGCGTGGGACATCGAGGCGATCCGGCGTCAGCACCTCGCGTTCATCGAGGTGTGGGACGACCCGGCCGCGACGACGACGGCGCCCGGCGCGCTCACCGTGCGGACGATGCTCGTGGCGGACTGGCTCGCGCTGCTGCGCGCCGACCCGAGGCTGCCGGCCGAGTTCATGGACGCGCAGTGGCCGGCGACCCGCTCGGCGGAGACCTACCGCCGCACGCATGACACGCTGGCCGAGGCGTCCGCCGCCGAGTTCGCCGACCTCGTCGCGGCGCCGGGCGGGGTCAGGCGCCGAAGCGGGCCCGCAGCTCGGCCTTCCGCACCTTCCCCGACGCGGTCCGCGGCAACTCGTCCACGATGA
- a CDS encoding MaoC family dehydratase, with protein sequence MTTTIAYDQLADLAGADLGHTAYRTVTQDQVDLFADATDDHQWIHVDPERARSGPFGAPIAHGFLTLSLAVPLWTELLEVKGVSTKLNYGLDRVRFPAPVVVGSRVRMRATVVEVTEVRGGYQLAVDQTIEIEGGEKPAVVARGLYRFHA encoded by the coding sequence ATGACGACCACCATCGCCTACGACCAGCTGGCCGACCTGGCCGGCGCCGATCTCGGGCACACCGCCTACCGGACCGTCACCCAGGACCAGGTGGACCTGTTCGCCGACGCCACCGACGACCACCAGTGGATCCACGTCGACCCCGAGCGGGCCCGGAGCGGCCCGTTCGGCGCGCCGATCGCGCACGGCTTCCTCACCCTCTCGCTCGCCGTTCCCCTCTGGACCGAGCTGCTCGAGGTCAAGGGCGTGTCCACCAAGCTGAACTACGGCCTCGACCGGGTGCGCTTCCCGGCGCCGGTCGTGGTCGGCTCCCGGGTGCGCATGCGGGCCACAGTCGTCGAGGTCACCGAGGTCCGCGGCGGCTACCAGCTCGCCGTCGACCAGACCATCGAGATCGAGGGCGGGGAAAAGCCCGCGGTCGTCGCGCGCGGGCTGTACCGCTTCCACGCCTGA
- a CDS encoding amidohydrolase family protein: protein MYRPAIDLDTVTAIDMHVHIEVDDHGHASLPEPLVAAVSKYFRTDGPRPAVDAVARYYRERDMAAVVFTVDAGTQLRHPPLSSVDIARAAAEHADVLIPFGSVDPRTGAAALDLAARLIEEEGVRGFKFHPTVQGFDPSHDEYAPLWGLLERAGVPALFHTGQTGIGAGLPGGYGLRLGLSNPILLDPVAADFPDLQIIMAHPSVPWQDEALSVATHKHNTWIDLSGWSPKYFPAELVRHANSRLRQRVLFGTDYPLLTPDRWLRDVAATDLKPDVLPGILKDNAVRLLGLAR, encoded by the coding sequence ATGTACCGACCCGCGATCGACCTCGACACCGTCACGGCGATCGACATGCACGTGCACATCGAGGTCGACGACCACGGTCACGCCTCCCTGCCCGAGCCGCTCGTCGCGGCGGTGTCGAAGTATTTCCGCACGGACGGGCCCCGGCCGGCGGTGGACGCGGTGGCGCGGTACTACCGCGAGCGCGACATGGCCGCCGTCGTCTTCACCGTGGACGCGGGCACGCAGCTGAGGCATCCGCCGCTGTCGAGTGTCGACATCGCCCGCGCGGCGGCCGAGCACGCCGACGTGCTCATCCCCTTCGGCTCGGTCGACCCGCGCACCGGCGCGGCGGCCCTCGACCTCGCCGCCCGGCTGATCGAGGAGGAGGGCGTACGCGGCTTCAAGTTCCACCCCACGGTGCAGGGGTTCGACCCGAGCCACGACGAGTACGCGCCGCTGTGGGGTCTCCTCGAACGGGCCGGCGTCCCGGCGCTGTTCCACACCGGACAGACCGGGATCGGCGCGGGCCTCCCGGGCGGCTACGGCCTGCGGCTCGGCCTGTCCAACCCGATCCTGCTCGACCCGGTCGCGGCCGACTTCCCGGACCTTCAGATCATCATGGCGCACCCGTCGGTGCCGTGGCAGGACGAGGCGCTCTCGGTCGCCACGCACAAGCACAACACCTGGATCGACCTGTCCGGCTGGAGCCCGAAATACTTCCCGGCCGAGCTGGTGCGGCACGCGAACTCCCGGCTCCGGCAGCGGGTGCTCTTCGGCACCGACTACCCGTTGCTCACCCCCGACCGGTGGCTGCGCGACGTGGCCGCCACCGACCTGAAGCCGGACGTGCTCCCCGGCATCCTGAAGGACAACGCGGTCCGGCTGCTGGGCCTCGCCCGGTGA
- a CDS encoding radical SAM protein, translating into MIGTRLDDVDAPRLIRGAYGWWFIGNQTWTLLRPECVGPDGTVDGDAVGFLRRVGAFRPRTPTSFSLTVLTTTTCNLGCGYCFQNTGLDETGGARPPRIGRAWLDDDVIDRVIAFTRDRMRRCEMDRLFLLLFGGEPLLNPRGCLNLLDRARTIGLDRCAMTTNGVLLTPRLARELYAAGLHGAQVTFDGSRADHDRIRVKRSGAPTFDTILRNVARAIEVTGLNWNLRVNVSHHNVDRIGDLVGELAADLIPDRCTVTFAWVGDAGFGYRNTMRHLDEVSDAFVSWSIAALEAGFRMARPGMRTTCQICSVPGGRYGAVVNADGKLFSCWQSAGKPGFEVGDVDEGYLDVAGVPERWVTCGYEYEQPDRARFDSFQDRVDGRLLDYLHTTGRL; encoded by the coding sequence ATGATCGGCACTCGCCTGGACGATGTTGACGCGCCGCGCCTGATCCGCGGCGCGTACGGCTGGTGGTTCATCGGGAACCAGACCTGGACTCTGCTGCGTCCGGAGTGTGTGGGGCCCGACGGGACGGTGGACGGCGACGCCGTCGGTTTCCTTCGCCGCGTCGGGGCGTTCCGGCCGCGCACGCCGACCTCGTTCTCCCTGACCGTGCTCACCACCACCACCTGCAACCTCGGCTGTGGTTACTGCTTCCAGAACACCGGACTGGACGAGACGGGTGGCGCACGGCCGCCGCGAATCGGGCGGGCCTGGCTTGACGACGACGTGATCGACCGCGTCATCGCGTTCACCCGCGACCGGATGCGTCGGTGCGAGATGGACCGCCTCTTCCTGCTGCTGTTCGGCGGTGAGCCGCTACTCAACCCGCGCGGCTGCCTCAACCTGCTGGACCGGGCCCGCACGATCGGCCTCGACAGGTGCGCGATGACGACGAACGGCGTGCTGCTGACGCCGAGGCTGGCGCGTGAGTTGTACGCGGCGGGTCTCCACGGCGCGCAGGTGACGTTCGACGGGAGCCGGGCGGACCACGACCGGATCCGGGTCAAGCGGTCCGGGGCGCCCACCTTCGACACCATCCTGCGCAACGTGGCCCGTGCGATCGAGGTGACCGGGCTCAACTGGAATCTGCGGGTCAATGTGTCGCACCACAACGTCGACCGGATCGGTGACCTGGTCGGTGAGTTGGCCGCCGACCTCATCCCCGACCGGTGCACGGTGACGTTCGCCTGGGTGGGTGACGCGGGCTTCGGCTACCGCAACACCATGCGGCATCTGGACGAGGTGAGCGACGCCTTCGTGAGCTGGAGCATCGCGGCGTTGGAGGCGGGGTTCCGGATGGCCCGGCCCGGGATGAGGACCACCTGCCAGATCTGCTCGGTGCCCGGAGGCCGCTACGGCGCGGTGGTCAACGCCGACGGCAAGCTCTTCAGTTGTTGGCAGTCGGCCGGGAAACCCGGCTTCGAGGTGGGTGACGTCGACGAGGGTTACCTGGACGTGGCAGGTGTCCCGGAGCGCTGGGTGACCTGCGGGTACGAGTACGAGCAACCCGACCGGGCACGGTTCGACTCGTTCCAGGACCGGGTGGACGGCCGGCTGTTGGACTACCTGCACACAACCGGTCGCCTGTGA